A window from Ignavibacteriota bacterium encodes these proteins:
- a CDS encoding DUF4835 family protein: MKKLTLILLFVMCSNNFAQELNAKVVINTEQLETLGRDNLENFDRIVEDYLNNNKFTSEDWQGEQITCNFSIFFNSFDGNTYNAQAVITSQRPIYNSESNSLMLKVQDNNVSFIYEKNQSMYFNPSEFNSLTSLLDYYAFVIIGLDMDSYQPLAGNEYFNKASDIAILGSNSAFSKGWALETSAFNKRGLVEDLLRSNFQQFRIDFYDYHYNGLDLLSEDKDEAVKNIAKLVTNLDGIYDQISRMNLLLKVFFDTKHKEIFSNLKDYPDKSILKLLKKIDPTHISTYEQGLED, from the coding sequence ATGAAGAAATTAACTTTGATTTTGTTATTCGTTATGTGTTCAAACAATTTTGCACAAGAACTGAATGCAAAAGTTGTAATAAATACGGAGCAATTAGAAACATTGGGAAGAGATAATTTAGAAAATTTTGATAGAATTGTTGAAGATTATTTGAATAATAATAAATTTACAAGCGAAGACTGGCAAGGCGAACAGATAACTTGTAATTTCTCCATTTTTTTTAATTCATTTGATGGAAATACTTACAATGCTCAAGCTGTGATTACAAGTCAGCGACCAATATACAATTCCGAATCCAATTCATTAATGCTAAAAGTTCAGGATAACAATGTAAGTTTTATTTATGAAAAAAATCAATCAATGTATTTTAATCCTTCTGAATTTAACTCATTAACAAGTTTATTAGATTATTATGCTTTTGTAATAATTGGTTTAGATATGGATTCATACCAACCACTTGCTGGAAATGAATATTTTAATAAAGCATCAGATATAGCAATTCTAGGATCTAATAGTGCTTTCTCAAAAGGTTGGGCTTTGGAAACTTCCGCTTTTAACAAAAGGGGATTAGTTGAAGATTTATTAAGATCAAATTTCCAGCAATTTAGAATAGATTTTTATGATTATCATTACAATGGCTTAGATTTGCTATCGGAAGATAAAGATGAAGCTGTAAAAAATATTGCAAAATTAGTAACTAATTTAGATGGAATTTATGATCAAATCAGCAGAATGAATTTACTATTAAAAGTTTTTTTTGATACAAAGCATAAAGAAATTTTCAGCAATTTGAAAGATTATCCTGACAAATCAATTCTTAAATTATTGAAGAAAATTGATCCAACACATATTTCTACATATGAACAAGGTTTAGAGGATTAA
- a CDS encoding PEGA domain-containing protein has translation MKFSFIKLSLVIISTFIIINSCVEDHVMPNLGNVFITSDPTGAKIFIDDEDQSKVTPDSLNNLLEGEYKITLKLNEYKDTVFYINVSNQSNISSNIYLYESNPKGKIILTSSPTNAQIFLNNVNIGEFTPDTLENLERGNYNIKLKLDLYDDYDLPITLTKDQTITRNLQMNIAGTSSGLIVESSPSGASIEINGENTTFVTPKTFKPLKAGNYDITLSLLNYRDTTVSINVLAGETKTASVNLTLYEPRGSITLSSNPSNALIYLDGTNTELTTPNKLRKLEAGQYDITLKLLGYYDSTFSVIVEEDLNTTVPIVNLTPLPEIGDFKINSDPKGASIYINDVITGLTTPQTFEKLLVQEYSVTLKLKDFADTTITFNLIKDNLIDLGTVFLRDIVPAVDVIIDYLINDNQQLVFSFVFNQDIRLDKVDVTFPNGSNQTSNYNNQLIPKDRKIDWVYAEKITGTWIFNFSGNKVGGRQIEFEFSEQMNVQ, from the coding sequence ATGAAATTTTCATTTATTAAATTATCGTTAGTCATAATCTCAACTTTCATAATAATAAATTCTTGTGTTGAAGATCATGTAATGCCAAATTTGGGTAATGTTTTTATTACTTCAGATCCAACCGGAGCTAAAATATTTATTGATGATGAAGATCAAAGTAAAGTTACACCTGATTCTTTAAACAATCTTCTTGAAGGTGAATATAAAATAACTCTAAAATTGAATGAGTATAAAGACACGGTTTTTTACATAAATGTTTCCAATCAATCAAATATTTCATCAAACATTTATTTGTATGAATCAAATCCCAAAGGGAAAATAATTTTAACTTCTTCTCCAACAAATGCGCAAATTTTCTTAAATAACGTAAATATAGGAGAATTTACTCCGGATACATTAGAAAATTTGGAAAGGGGAAATTACAACATTAAACTTAAATTGGATTTGTATGATGATTATGATTTGCCCATAACTTTAACAAAAGATCAAACAATTACAAGAAATTTGCAAATGAACATTGCCGGAACTTCCAGTGGATTAATTGTTGAATCTTCACCAAGCGGTGCATCGATTGAAATAAATGGAGAAAATACAACATTTGTTACACCAAAAACTTTCAAACCTTTGAAAGCCGGAAATTATGATATAACGCTTTCTTTATTAAATTATAGAGATACAACTGTTTCTATTAATGTTCTTGCTGGAGAAACAAAAACTGCAAGTGTAAATTTAACTCTATATGAACCAAGAGGAAGTATTACTTTAAGTTCAAATCCATCAAATGCTTTGATTTATTTAGATGGAACTAATACTGAATTAACAACACCAAATAAACTGAGAAAATTAGAAGCCGGACAGTATGATATAACTTTAAAGTTGCTTGGTTATTATGATTCAACATTTTCTGTAATTGTTGAAGAAGATTTAAATACAACTGTACCAATTGTTAATTTAACTCCGCTTCCAGAAATTGGTGATTTTAAAATTAATTCTGATCCTAAAGGTGCATCAATTTATATAAATGATGTAATTACTGGATTAACTACACCACAAACTTTTGAAAAATTGTTAGTACAAGAATATAGTGTAACGTTAAAATTAAAGGATTTTGCAGATACAACAATTACATTTAATTTAATAAAAGATAATTTAATTGATTTAGGCACAGTTTTTCTTAGAGATATTGTTCCAGCCGTTGATGTTATAATTGACTATTTGATAAATGATAATCAACAATTAGTTTTTTCATTTGTATTTAATCAAGATATAAGATTGGATAAAGTTGATGTAACTTTTCCTAACGGAAGTAATCAAACTTCAAACTATAATAATCAACTAATTCCGAAAGATCGAAAGATAGATTGGGTTTACGCGGAAAAAATTACAGGAACATGGATATTTAATTTCTCAGGAAATAAAGTAGGTGGAAGGCAAATAGAGTTTGAATTCAGTGAACAAATGAATGTTCAATAA
- a CDS encoding GIY-YIG nuclease family protein translates to MQKQINSGIYFLEIKILRKCCIEIKKFGRISFEKGFYYYVGSAQRNLKQRILRHHRKIKKLHWHVDFITANENSKIENIFTFPNNLKKEECFFVNFLETEFQLVHKIKNFGNSDCKNCTSHLLFSKNKIDYNHLFSRYQSTVLFIPSSNEIV, encoded by the coding sequence GTGCAAAAGCAAATTAATAGCGGAATTTATTTTCTAGAAATAAAAATTTTGCGTAAGTGTTGCATTGAGATAAAAAAATTTGGCAGAATTAGTTTTGAAAAAGGATTTTATTATTACGTTGGAAGTGCACAAAGAAATTTAAAACAAAGAATTTTAAGACATCACCGCAAAATAAAAAAACTACATTGGCATGTTGATTTTATTACTGCTAACGAAAATTCAAAAATCGAAAATATTTTTACTTTTCCAAATAATTTAAAAAAAGAAGAATGTTTTTTTGTAAACTTTTTAGAAACTGAATTTCAACTAGTACATAAAATAAAAAATTTTGGTAATTCTGATTGTAAAAATTGTACATCACATTTATTATTTAGTAAAAATAAAATTGATTACAACCATTTATTTTCACGATACCAATCTACAGTACTTTTCATTCCTTCATCTAATGAAATAGTTTGA
- a CDS encoding T9SS type A sorting domain-containing protein: MGGTGSGKIKVNGIVYNLPHTEIVNYNSQITIQAVQNIGSNFTSWTGDLTGNTNPTNLLIASAKNITVNFTLKIYSIALFKAPSQGGNVTGQGNYNYKSEATVIATPNKGWNFTNWTENNIPVSFDSLYKFIVDTNRTLTANFARRTHEITTLVNPALSGSITGGGNYPEGNTANLIAVPSTGWRFVNWTESGNIVSSDSIYTFSVENDRTITGNFTKKIYSVALSLLPVESGTLNGAGAYQHGATVTISTSANEGWLFKRWTENDQLISENSSFVFVIDKPRNFIANYEKKKYDINLSSSPDVGGTTLGDSTYSHGDTVTVIANAKSQDGYDFVNWTENGNEVSNNTTYTFIANKNRTLIANFKLRTYNIDLSINPINSGTVTGENSYTHGQNVTVQATPASGWLFVNWTENNINVSSNSSYSFVANKNRNLIANFSKDVYSISAVPSPIEGGSISGTGSFYYGQIATLIAAANPGWTFVNWTKNGTVVSSDSNYIFTVNSSSSLVANFKLTDFTINCSSQPSEAGFTTGCGIARYNQTMKIKAEPNNGYKFVNWTENEVVVSTEIEYEFIVTKNRDIVAVFDFVNSIEMDESAIVPDEYYLSNAYPNPFNPETNLKFGLPEQSTVNLLVIDVTGRIIQTVIDNIFLPAGNYINHINGSNLASGIYFYVINAQSNISDKNFRKSGKFILLK, translated from the coding sequence TTGGGGGGAACAGGTTCAGGTAAAATTAAAGTAAATGGAATAGTGTATAATCTTCCGCACACTGAAATTGTTAATTATAATAGTCAAATTACAATTCAAGCAGTTCAAAATATTGGTTCTAATTTTACTTCATGGACTGGTGATTTAACGGGAAATACAAATCCAACAAATCTATTAATTGCATCAGCAAAAAATATAACTGTTAATTTTACACTAAAAATATATTCTATTGCCTTGTTTAAGGCTCCTTCACAAGGTGGAAATGTAACCGGACAGGGTAATTATAATTATAAGTCGGAAGCAACAGTTATTGCTACTCCTAATAAAGGATGGAATTTTACTAATTGGACAGAAAATAATATTCCAGTTTCATTTGATTCTCTATATAAATTTATTGTTGATACAAACAGAACATTAACCGCAAATTTTGCAAGAAGAACTCATGAAATTACAACGCTTGTAAATCCAGCATTGAGTGGAAGTATAACTGGTGGAGGAAATTATCCGGAAGGCAATACTGCTAATTTAATTGCTGTTCCTTCAACAGGTTGGAGATTTGTAAATTGGACAGAAAGCGGAAATATTGTTTCTTCAGATTCAATCTATACCTTTAGTGTTGAAAATGACAGAACAATTACTGGAAATTTTACAAAAAAAATATATTCAGTTGCACTTTCTCTTTTGCCGGTAGAAAGCGGTACTTTAAATGGTGCAGGAGCTTATCAGCATGGCGCAACAGTTACAATTTCAACTTCAGCTAATGAAGGTTGGTTATTTAAAAGGTGGACAGAAAACGATCAATTAATTTCAGAAAATTCATCATTTGTATTTGTAATTGATAAACCAAGAAATTTTATTGCAAATTATGAAAAGAAAAAATATGATATAAATCTTAGCTCATCTCCAGATGTTGGTGGAACTACACTTGGGGATTCGACTTATTCTCATGGAGATACTGTTACGGTTATTGCAAATGCGAAAAGTCAAGATGGATACGATTTTGTTAATTGGACTGAAAATGGAAATGAAGTTTCGAATAATACTACTTACACATTTATTGCCAATAAAAATAGAACTCTGATAGCGAATTTCAAACTAAGAACCTACAATATTGATTTATCAATTAATCCAATAAATTCTGGAACAGTAACCGGCGAAAATTCATATACTCATGGTCAAAATGTTACGGTTCAAGCCACACCGGCTTCTGGATGGCTTTTTGTAAATTGGACTGAAAATAACATAAATGTTTCAAGCAATTCTAGTTATAGTTTTGTTGCTAATAAAAATAGAAATTTAATTGCAAATTTTTCAAAAGATGTTTATTCTATTTCAGCAGTTCCTTCACCAATTGAAGGAGGAAGTATTTCGGGAACCGGTTCTTTTTATTATGGACAAATTGCAACATTGATTGCTGCTGCTAATCCCGGCTGGACTTTTGTAAATTGGACAAAAAACGGAACTGTGGTTTCTAGTGATTCTAATTATATTTTCACTGTAAATAGTTCTTCAAGTTTAGTTGCAAATTTTAAACTAACCGATTTTACAATAAATTGTTCAAGTCAACCAAGTGAAGCTGGATTTACAACCGGTTGTGGAATCGCTCGTTACAATCAAACAATGAAAATAAAAGCTGAACCTAATAACGGATATAAATTTGTAAATTGGACTGAAAATGAAGTTGTTGTTTCTACTGAAATTGAATATGAATTTATAGTAACAAAAAATAGGGATATTGTAGCAGTATTTGATTTTGTCAACTCAATTGAAATGGATGAATCGGCTATTGTTCCCGATGAATATTATTTATCGAATGCTTATCCCAATCCATTTAATCCGGAAACTAATCTCAAGTTTGGATTACCGGAACAATCAACAGTTAACTTATTAGTGATTGATGTAACTGGAAGAATTATTCAAACAGTTATTGATAATATTTTTCTACCGGCTGGAAATTACATAAACCACATTAACGGAAGTAATCTTGCAAGCGGAATTTATTTTTATGTAATAAATGCACAATCAAATATTTCTGATAAAAATTTTAGAAAATCTGGTAAATTTATTTTACTTAAATAA
- a CDS encoding helix-hairpin-helix domain-containing protein — protein MKIKFRITIFILFNPIILFSQIDSTEILDSKIFELFEDFSSEDDDNNYYDLLENFIENPIDINSADKNELLKIPFLKLNDVKSILKTRKMLNEFTSIEDLILVKDIHPDILMLLKLLIIVKPKNDKSAKFNFNNFYLRSRIINDLQERSGFTENKFSGNSLKNYNRIKFNYSDFSLGFLTEKDAGEKLFTDHYSGFLSYKDLGIVKEILVGDFNIEFGQGLAIWSPYSFSKSSEATNIIKQEHNFIPHISSEENKFLRGIAIHSKLNKFEIKTFYSQNYKDASIDDFGNVTNFNFTGFHRTENEISNFENLKETTFGGIINYFLNENLSLGISHIKNNFNKILMFQNNFGLHGNKFSFTSLSYNFNWDNLIFAGELSNNTKSNAIINNLFLDLSKSFQVSASYRNYQKEYYNIYSFGFGESSNTQNENGFYFGVKFNTDFGKINLYYDIFNFPYSNSLNGFSSNGNDFLFNYENKILPNLKVDLKLKDEVKEIFILENLEEKFSEQEKLNLRFTLDYNLSKLIYGKSRFEYVKFIEATNIEEGYLLFQDLKLKIKKNITVSTRFIFFQTKTYNSRIYEFENDVKGVLNNLALFGEGLRLYFLIQYNPIENLDLYIKYSETFKPNEKSLSSGYSEIIGNIDNKISAQIDLRF, from the coding sequence ATGAAAATTAAATTTCGCATAACGATTTTTATACTTTTTAATCCAATAATTTTATTCTCACAAATTGATTCAACAGAAATTTTAGATTCAAAAATATTTGAGTTATTTGAAGATTTTTCAAGCGAAGATGACGATAATAATTATTATGATTTATTAGAAAATTTTATTGAAAATCCAATAGATATAAATTCTGCTGATAAAAACGAATTATTGAAAATTCCGTTTTTAAAATTGAATGATGTAAAATCAATTTTGAAAACAAGAAAAATGCTCAATGAATTTACTTCAATTGAAGATTTGATTTTAGTAAAAGATATTCATCCGGATATTTTAATGCTTCTAAAATTATTAATAATTGTTAAACCAAAAAATGATAAATCAGCTAAATTTAATTTTAATAATTTTTATTTACGATCAAGAATTATCAATGATTTACAAGAACGTTCCGGATTTACCGAAAATAAATTTTCCGGGAATAGTTTAAAAAATTATAATAGAATTAAATTTAATTATTCAGATTTTTCTTTAGGATTTTTAACTGAAAAAGATGCCGGCGAAAAATTATTTACTGATCACTATTCCGGGTTTTTATCATACAAAGATTTAGGAATTGTTAAAGAAATTTTAGTTGGTGATTTTAATATTGAGTTTGGACAAGGCTTAGCAATTTGGAGTCCTTATTCATTTTCAAAAAGCTCTGAAGCGACCAATATAATTAAACAAGAGCATAATTTTATTCCGCATATTTCTTCTGAAGAAAATAAATTTTTACGTGGAATTGCAATTCATTCTAAACTAAATAAATTTGAAATAAAAACTTTTTATTCACAGAATTATAAAGATGCTTCTATTGATGATTTTGGAAATGTAACAAATTTTAATTTTACCGGATTTCATAGAACGGAAAATGAAATCAGCAATTTTGAAAATTTAAAGGAAACTACGTTTGGAGGAATTATAAATTATTTTTTAAATGAAAATTTGAGTTTGGGAATTTCACATATTAAAAATAATTTCAATAAAATTTTGATGTTCCAAAATAATTTTGGTTTGCACGGAAATAAATTTTCTTTTACTTCATTAAGCTACAATTTTAATTGGGATAATTTAATTTTCGCCGGAGAACTTTCTAATAATACAAAATCAAATGCAATTATAAATAATTTATTTTTGGATTTATCAAAATCGTTTCAAGTTTCAGCTTCATATAGAAATTATCAAAAAGAATATTACAATATTTACAGTTTTGGATTTGGCGAAAGTTCAAATACACAAAATGAAAACGGATTTTATTTCGGTGTAAAATTTAATACGGATTTTGGAAAAATAAATTTGTATTACGATATTTTTAATTTCCCATATTCAAATTCGTTGAACGGTTTTTCATCAAATGGAAATGATTTTTTATTTAATTATGAAAATAAAATTTTACCGAATTTGAAAGTTGATTTGAAGCTTAAAGATGAAGTTAAAGAAATATTTATCCTAGAAAATTTAGAAGAAAAATTTTCCGAACAAGAAAAATTGAATTTGAGATTTACGTTGGATTATAATTTGTCAAAATTAATTTATGGCAAATCCAGATTTGAATATGTTAAATTTATTGAAGCAACAAATATCGAAGAAGGTTATTTACTTTTTCAAGATTTAAAATTAAAAATCAAAAAAAATATTACAGTTTCAACTCGATTTATATTCTTCCAAACGAAAACTTATAATTCCAGAATTTACGAATTTGAAAATGATGTTAAAGGAGTTTTAAATAATTTAGCTTTATTTGGTGAAGGATTGAGATTATATTTTTTGATTCAATATAATCCAATAGAAAATTTAGATTTATATATAAAATACTCCGAAACTTTCAAACCAAACGAAAAATCATTAAGCTCCGGTTATTCAGAAATCATTGGAAATATTGATAACAAAATTTCCGCACAAATTGATTTGAGATTCTAA
- a CDS encoding OmpA family protein, protein MRRIKSYTFLLVLAINISMFTQNKDVHPLSNNLLLILEVGPNYGLTDYEKSNLGLSFSGGIEYYLPSSNRNVVGLKLNLSQQNISGEENFLGLPKTYSTDINAAGLGIIYSHSFTQVFCPYISAGASYYWYTFESEGIESEFFDYVNGDEKNTLAYDINGGIKFNIANGIGIVAGVGYHYIANDNLDAIKVGEFEDFFVTANLGLVINLFGEDPDSDGDGIVDPNDPCPNSAEDLDGYFDEDGCPDLDNDGDGIKDDKDMCPNLKEDFDGFKDEDGCPDEDNDGDGIKDADDVCQNNKEDFDGFKDEDGCPEVDNDQDGILDAEDGCPNAPETFNGYLDDDGCPDEAPKPIIIEKEKEPEVKEKPKKTKEKEEKKENVNITGAPSGFTLQGETTFSGNSSQIKSSAFGKLNEIAEQMKKFPTVRWRIEAHIDKQTSVSEASSITKQQASSVSNYLISQGVSSSNLISVGMGDSSPISSNTTVYGKMKNKRIVIKRLSN, encoded by the coding sequence ATGAGAAGAATTAAATCTTACACATTTTTATTAGTGCTGGCAATAAATATTTCAATGTTTACACAAAATAAAGATGTTCATCCGTTATCAAATAATTTGTTATTAATACTTGAAGTTGGTCCAAATTATGGGTTAACTGATTATGAAAAATCTAATTTGGGATTATCATTTTCCGGCGGAATAGAATATTATTTACCTTCAAGTAATAGAAATGTAGTAGGATTAAAACTCAATCTTTCACAACAAAATATTTCCGGCGAAGAAAATTTTTTAGGATTACCCAAAACTTATAGTACTGATATTAACGCCGCTGGACTAGGAATAATTTATTCCCATTCATTCACACAAGTTTTTTGTCCATATATTTCCGCTGGAGCATCATATTATTGGTATACATTTGAATCCGAAGGAATTGAAAGTGAGTTTTTTGATTATGTAAATGGTGACGAAAAAAATACACTTGCATATGATATTAACGGAGGAATTAAATTTAATATAGCAAACGGAATTGGAATAGTTGCCGGAGTTGGATATCATTATATTGCAAATGATAATTTAGATGCGATAAAAGTGGGTGAATTTGAAGATTTTTTTGTTACTGCAAATTTGGGATTAGTTATTAACTTATTTGGTGAAGACCCGGATTCCGATGGTGATGGAATTGTTGATCCGAATGATCCTTGTCCTAATTCTGCAGAAGATTTGGATGGATATTTTGATGAAGATGGATGCCCAGACTTAGACAATGATGGTGATGGAATAAAGGACGATAAAGATATGTGTCCGAATCTTAAAGAAGATTTTGATGGATTTAAAGATGAAGATGGCTGTCCGGATGAAGATAATGATGGTGACGGAATAAAAGATGCTGATGATGTTTGCCAAAATAATAAAGAAGATTTTGATGGTTTTAAAGATGAAGACGGATGTCCGGAAGTAGATAATGATCAAGATGGAATTTTAGATGCTGAAGATGGTTGTCCTAATGCACCTGAAACTTTTAATGGATATTTGGATGATGATGGATGTCCGGATGAAGCACCAAAGCCAATAATTATTGAAAAAGAAAAAGAACCTGAAGTAAAAGAAAAACCAAAGAAAACAAAAGAGAAAGAAGAAAAAAAAGAAAATGTAAATATCACTGGGGCACCATCAGGTTTTACATTGCAAGGCGAAACAACTTTTTCTGGAAATTCTTCGCAAATTAAGAGTTCTGCTTTCGGAAAATTAAATGAGATTGCTGAACAAATGAAAAAATTTCCAACTGTAAGATGGAGAATTGAAGCACATATTGATAAGCAAACTTCTGTTAGTGAAGCATCTTCAATTACGAAACAACAAGCAAGTTCTGTTTCAAATTATTTGATTTCTCAAGGCGTTTCTTCAAGTAATTTAATTTCAGTAGGTATGGGAGATTCTTCACCGATTTCAAGTAATACAACAGTTTACGGAAAAATGAAAAACAAGAGAATTGTAATTAAAAGGTTATCAAACTAA
- a CDS encoding NAD(P)-dependent oxidoreductase, which yields MKNSIAVVTGGTGFVGSHLVDLLLERNFTVRCIIRKSSNLRWLKGKNVEIHETGLYDKEKLKSIFKDADFVYHVAGVVRSKNKEGFFKGNVETTQTILDSLIEVNPNLKRLVIVSSLTACGPAENGKPCTEETIPHPITTYGKSKLAEEELAKKYMDKIPITICRAPAIYGEREEDIYAMFKGFQKGIMTLVGFNNKKLSLIHGRDFVNGIYLASQSDSSKNQIYFISSEEIYDWNQVSDAMEKAIGKKALRIRIPHFIIYVVGGISHLVNFFVSKPATFNWEKAKDFVQENWTCDVSKAKIDFGFTQTISLDEGMKSTVDWYRENKWL from the coding sequence ATGAAAAATTCTATTGCAGTTGTAACCGGCGGAACCGGATTTGTCGGAAGTCATTTAGTCGATTTGTTACTTGAAAGAAATTTTACGGTAAGATGCATAATAAGAAAATCAAGTAATTTAAGATGGTTAAAAGGTAAAAATGTTGAAATTCATGAAACCGGACTTTATGATAAAGAGAAATTAAAATCAATATTTAAAGATGCAGATTTTGTTTATCATGTTGCGGGAGTAGTAAGATCAAAAAATAAAGAAGGTTTCTTTAAGGGAAATGTTGAAACAACCCAAACAATTTTAGATTCTTTAATTGAAGTAAACCCTAATTTAAAAAGACTAGTAATTGTTAGCAGTTTAACCGCTTGTGGTCCGGCGGAAAATGGAAAACCTTGTACGGAAGAAACGATTCCGCATCCAATTACAACTTACGGGAAAAGTAAATTAGCCGAAGAAGAACTTGCTAAAAAATATATGGATAAAATTCCGATTACAATTTGCAGAGCACCGGCAATTTATGGAGAAAGGGAAGAAGATATTTATGCAATGTTCAAAGGATTTCAAAAAGGTATTATGACTTTGGTTGGTTTTAATAATAAAAAATTAAGTTTAATTCACGGTCGGGATTTTGTTAATGGAATTTATTTAGCATCACAATCTGATAGCTCAAAAAATCAAATTTATTTTATTAGCTCCGAAGAAATTTATGATTGGAACCAAGTTAGCGATGCAATGGAAAAAGCAATCGGTAAAAAAGCTTTAAGAATAAGAATTCCACATTTTATAATTTATGTAGTGGGTGGAATTTCTCACTTGGTGAATTTTTTTGTATCAAAACCGGCAACTTTTAATTGGGAAAAAGCGAAAGATTTCGTTCAAGAAAATTGGACTTGTGATGTTTCAAAAGCAAAAATTGATTTTGGATTTACTCAAACTATTTCATTAGATGAAGGAATGAAAAGTACTGTAGATTGGTATCGTGAAAATAAATGGTTGTAA
- a CDS encoding aminotransferase class I/II-fold pyridoxal phosphate-dependent enzyme → MGVYPYFRAVEENEGPIVSIEGRKIIMAGSNNYLGLTGHPKVREAAINAIHRYGTGCSGSRYLTGTIDLHIELENRLAKFLGKEAVLLFSTGYQTAQGIIPTLVQRGDYLISDKDNHACIVAGNLIARGATVELLRYKHNDMHDLERVLSKLPKDAAKLIVSDGVFSTGGEIVDLPKLVELAKANNAKLLIDDAHSVGVIGVGGRGTASEFNLVKEVDMTMGTFSKTFASLGGFVASEAKVIDYIKHHAPALIFSASPTPASVAAALEALNILEAEPERVDKLIYNAQFIRKGLLEAGFNVIDGRTGIVPVIVGSDELAFTMWRMLYDEGIFVNAFIAPGVPPGRQMMRTSYMATHEESHLNQIIDKFKIIGKKLGLI, encoded by the coding sequence ATGGGCGTCTATCCTTATTTTAGAGCGGTAGAAGAAAACGAAGGACCTATTGTTTCTATTGAAGGTAGAAAAATTATAATGGCTGGTTCAAATAATTATTTGGGTTTAACCGGTCATCCAAAAGTTAGAGAAGCTGCTATTAATGCAATTCACAGATATGGAACTGGATGTTCGGGATCAAGATATTTAACTGGCACAATTGATTTACATATTGAATTGGAAAACAGATTAGCAAAATTTTTAGGAAAAGAAGCTGTTTTATTATTTAGTACCGGCTATCAGACTGCTCAGGGAATTATTCCGACTTTAGTGCAACGGGGCGATTATTTAATTTCTGATAAAGATAACCACGCATGTATTGTTGCTGGAAATTTAATTGCTCGAGGAGCAACTGTTGAACTTTTAAGATATAAGCATAATGATATGCATGATCTTGAAAGAGTTTTAAGTAAATTACCAAAAGATGCCGCAAAATTAATTGTAAGTGACGGTGTTTTCAGCACCGGCGGTGAAATTGTAGATTTGCCCAAACTGGTAGAACTTGCAAAAGCTAATAATGCTAAATTACTAATTGATGATGCTCATTCAGTTGGGGTTATTGGAGTTGGCGGCAGAGGAACCGCTAGTGAATTTAATTTAGTTAAAGAAGTAGATATGACAATGGGAACTTTTAGTAAAACTTTTGCTTCTTTAGGAGGATTTGTTGCAAGTGAAGCTAAGGTTATTGATTATATCAAACATCATGCTCCGGCATTAATTTTCAGCGCATCTCCAACTCCTGCTTCTGTTGCAGCTGCTTTGGAAGCACTTAATATTTTAGAAGCTGAACCAGAAAGAGTTGATAAACTTATTTACAATGCTCAGTTTATAAGAAAAGGACTTTTAGAAGCCGGATTTAATGTTATTGACGGAAGAACCGGAATAGTACCCGTTATTGTTGGTAGTGATGAACTTGCATTTACAATGTGGCGCATGTTATATGATGAAGGAATTTTTGTTAATGCGTTTATTGCTCCTGGAGTTCCTCCGGGAAGACAAATGATGAGAACAAGCTATATGGCAACCCATGAAGAAAGTCACCTAAATCAAATTATTGATAAATTTAAAATAATTGGCAAAAAGTTAGGTTTAATTTAA